A genomic stretch from Enterobacter oligotrophicus includes:
- the thiC gene encoding phosphomethylpyrimidine synthase ThiC encodes MSATKLTRREQRAQAQHFINTLEGTAFPNSKRIYITGPKNNIRVPMREIQLSPTLIGGSKEQPQYEVNEAVPVYDTSGPYGDPDVAINVQQGLAKLRQPWIDARNDSEELNEQSSAYTKERLADDGLDELRFTGLLTPKRAKAGKCVTQLHYARQGIVTPEMEFIAIRENMGRERIRSEVLRHQHPGEGFGARLPENITPEFVRDEVAAGRAIIPANINHPESEPMIIGRNFLVKVNANIGNSAVTSSIEEEVEKLVWSTRWGADTVMDLSTGRYIHETREWVLRNSPVPIGTVPIYQALEKVNGIAENLTWEAFRDTLLEQAEQGVDYFTIHAGVLLRYVPMTAKRLTGIVSRGGSIMAKWCLSHHQENFLYEHFREICEICAAYDVSLSLGDGLRPGSIRDANDEAQFAELHTLGELTKIAWEYDVQVMIEGPGHVPMQMIRRNMTEELEHCHEAPFYTLGPLTTDIAPGYDHFTSGIGAAMIGWFGCAMLCYVTPKEHLGLPNKEDVKQGLITYKIAAHAADLAKGHPGAQIRDNAMSKARFEFRWEDQFNLALDPFTARAYHDETLPQESGKVAHFCSMCGPKFCSMKISQEVRDYAAAQTIEVGMADMSETFRAKGGEIYLKKEEA; translated from the coding sequence ATGTCTGCAACAAAACTGACCCGCCGCGAACAGCGCGCACAAGCACAACACTTCATCAATACGCTGGAAGGCACTGCTTTCCCGAACTCAAAACGTATTTACATCACCGGCCCGAAGAACAATATCCGCGTCCCGATGCGCGAAATCCAGCTCAGCCCGACGCTTATCGGCGGCAGCAAAGAACAGCCGCAATATGAAGTTAACGAAGCGGTGCCGGTGTACGACACCTCCGGCCCGTACGGCGATCCGGATGTTGCCATTAACGTCCAGCAGGGGCTGGCAAAGCTGCGCCAGCCGTGGATTGACGCACGTAACGACAGCGAAGAACTAAACGAGCAAAGCTCTGCGTACACCAAAGAACGTCTGGCTGACGATGGTCTGGACGAACTGCGTTTCACCGGTCTGCTGACGCCAAAACGTGCGAAAGCGGGTAAATGCGTCACGCAGTTGCACTACGCGCGCCAGGGTATCGTCACGCCGGAGATGGAATTTATTGCCATCCGTGAAAACATGGGCCGCGAGCGCATCCGCAGCGAAGTGCTGCGCCACCAGCATCCGGGCGAAGGTTTTGGTGCTCGCCTGCCGGAGAACATCACGCCAGAATTTGTGCGTGACGAAGTGGCCGCCGGTCGCGCCATTATTCCTGCCAACATCAACCACCCGGAATCCGAGCCGATGATCATTGGCCGCAACTTCCTGGTGAAGGTCAATGCCAACATTGGTAACTCAGCGGTCACTTCGTCCATTGAAGAGGAGGTGGAAAAGCTGGTCTGGTCTACGCGCTGGGGCGCAGACACGGTAATGGATCTCTCTACCGGGCGTTATATCCACGAAACCCGCGAATGGGTGCTGCGTAACAGCCCGGTGCCGATTGGCACGGTGCCAATCTATCAGGCACTTGAGAAAGTGAATGGCATTGCGGAAAACCTCACCTGGGAAGCCTTCCGCGATACGTTGCTTGAGCAGGCTGAACAGGGCGTGGACTATTTCACCATTCACGCTGGTGTGCTGCTGCGCTACGTGCCAATGACGGCGAAGCGCCTGACCGGAATTGTCTCGCGTGGCGGTTCGATCATGGCGAAGTGGTGCCTGTCTCATCACCAGGAAAACTTCCTCTACGAACACTTCCGCGAGATCTGCGAAATCTGCGCCGCCTATGACGTATCCCTGTCGCTGGGCGACGGCCTGCGTCCGGGCTCCATCCGCGACGCCAACGACGAAGCACAGTTTGCCGAACTGCACACGCTGGGCGAGCTGACCAAAATCGCCTGGGAGTATGATGTGCAGGTGATGATTGAAGGTCCGGGACATGTGCCGATGCAGATGATCCGCCGCAACATGACCGAAGAGCTGGAGCACTGCCACGAAGCACCGTTCTACACGCTGGGCCCCTTGACGACCGACATCGCACCGGGTTACGACCACTTCACGTCGGGAATTGGTGCGGCGATGATCGGCTGGTTCGGCTGCGCAATGCTCTGCTACGTGACGCCAAAAGAGCACCTTGGGCTGCCTAACAAAGAGGACGTGAAGCAGGGTCTGATCACCTACAAGATTGCCGCCCACGCGGCGGATCTCGCCAAAGGTCATCCGGGCGCGCAAATCCGTGATAACGCCATGTCGAAAGCACGCTTTGAATTCCGTTGGGAAGATCAGTTCAACCTGGCGCTCGACCCGTTCACCGCCCGCGCCTATCACGACGAAACCCTGCCTCAGGAATCCGGCAAAGTGGCACACTTCTGCTCTATGTGTGGGCCAAAATTCTGCTCGATGAAAATCAGCCAGGAGGTGCGTGACTACGCCGCCGCGCAGACTATCGAGGTGGGTATGGCGGACATGTCAGAAACCTTCCGCGCCAAAGGCGGCGAAATCTACCTCAAAAAAGAGGAGGCATAA
- the rsd gene encoding sigma D regulator, translated as MLNQLESLTERVRGSNTLVDRWLHVRKHLLVAYYNLVGIKPGKESFMRLNEKALDDFCQSLVDYLSDGHFNIYERIIREMEGSNPYLSASRLCPLLEANTQQIMDYYDSTLENAIDHDNYLEFQQALSDLGEALEERFTLEDKLIALALDNDLNASNEDNIARPA; from the coding sequence ATGTTAAACCAGCTAGAAAGCCTGACTGAGCGCGTTAGAGGAAGTAATACACTGGTGGATCGCTGGCTACATGTGCGCAAGCATCTACTCGTGGCGTATTACAATCTGGTCGGTATTAAGCCTGGCAAAGAATCGTTTATGCGGCTGAATGAAAAAGCGCTGGATGACTTTTGTCAGAGCCTGGTCGACTACCTGTCCGACGGCCATTTCAATATTTATGAACGTATTATCCGCGAAATGGAAGGCAGTAACCCGTATTTAAGTGCATCAAGGCTCTGTCCACTGCTGGAAGCCAATACCCAGCAGATCATGGATTACTACGATTCCACGCTTGAGAATGCGATCGATCACGATAACTATCTTGAGTTTCAGCAGGCGCTGTCCGATCTCGGTGAAGCGCTGGAAGAGCGATTCACCCTGGAAGACAAGCTGATTGCCCTCGCGTTGGATAACGACCTGAACGCAAGCAATGAAGATAACATCGCGCGGCCTGCTTGA
- the nudC gene encoding NAD(+) diphosphatase — translation MDRIIEKSDLGWWIVSHEQKLWLPAGEIPYGTAEKFDLAGQSALRIGEWQGEPVWLIQQARRQDMGSVRQVLDLDVGLFQLAGRGVQLAEFYRSHKFCGYCGHTMHPSKTEWAMLCSHCRERYYPQIAPCIIVAIRREDSILLAQHTRHRNGIHTVLAGFVEVGETLEQAVAREVMEESSIKVKNLRYVTSQPWPFPMSLMTAFMAEYDSGEIVIDQKELLEANWYRYDDLPLLPPPGTVARRLIEDTVAMCRAEYE, via the coding sequence ATGGATCGTATTATTGAAAAATCAGATCTTGGTTGGTGGATCGTCAGTCACGAACAAAAATTATGGCTGCCCGCCGGGGAAATACCCTACGGCACAGCGGAAAAATTTGATCTTGCAGGCCAGTCCGCACTGAGGATCGGTGAGTGGCAGGGTGAGCCTGTGTGGTTGATCCAACAAGCTCGTCGCCAGGATATGGGATCTGTTCGTCAGGTGCTGGATCTGGACGTGGGGTTGTTCCAGCTGGCGGGCCGTGGTGTGCAACTGGCGGAGTTTTATCGCTCGCATAAATTCTGTGGTTACTGTGGGCATACCATGCATCCGAGCAAAACCGAGTGGGCGATGCTCTGCAGCCACTGCCGCGAACGCTATTACCCTCAGATTGCGCCGTGCATCATCGTCGCTATCCGCCGCGAGGATTCCATCCTGCTGGCGCAACATACCCGTCATCGCAACGGCATTCATACCGTGCTGGCCGGGTTCGTTGAAGTGGGCGAAACGCTGGAGCAGGCGGTGGCGCGCGAGGTGATGGAAGAGAGCAGTATTAAGGTGAAGAACCTGCGCTATGTCACTTCACAGCCGTGGCCATTCCCGATGTCGTTGATGACCGCGTTTATGGCCGAATACGACAGCGGTGAGATTGTTATCGATCAGAAAGAGCTGCTGGAAGCGAACTGGTATCGCTATGACGATTTACCGCTGCTACCGCCGCCAGGCACCGTGGCGCGTCGGTTGATAGAAGATACCGTGGCGATGTGTCGGGCCGAGTATGAGTAG
- the hemE gene encoding uroporphyrinogen decarboxylase: MTELKNDRYLRALLRQPVDVTPVWMMRQAGRYLPEYKATRAQAGDFMSLCKNAELACEVTLQPLRRFPLDAAILFSDILTIPDAMGLGLYFETGEGPRFTSPVKSKADVDKLPIPDPEGELGYVMNAVRTIRRELKGEVPLIGFSGSPWTLATYMVEGGSSKAFTVIKKMMYAEPLALHALLDKLAKSVTLYLNAQIKAGAQSVMIFDTWGGVLTGRDYQQFSLYYMHKIVDGLLRENEGRRVPVTLFTKGGGQWLEAMAATGCDALGLDWTTDIADARRRVGDKVALQGNMDPSMLYAQPARIEEEVSTILSGFGQGEGHVFNLGHGIHQDVPPEHAGVFVEAVHRLSAQYHK; this comes from the coding sequence ATGACCGAACTGAAGAACGATCGTTATCTGCGTGCGCTGCTGCGCCAGCCCGTTGATGTCACCCCGGTGTGGATGATGCGCCAGGCGGGACGCTATCTCCCGGAGTACAAAGCCACGCGCGCGCAGGCCGGCGATTTTATGTCGCTGTGCAAAAACGCCGAGCTGGCCTGTGAAGTGACGCTCCAGCCGCTGCGTCGCTTCCCGCTGGATGCTGCCATTCTCTTTTCGGACATTCTGACTATTCCGGATGCGATGGGCCTTGGCCTGTACTTCGAAACCGGCGAAGGCCCGCGTTTCACCTCCCCAGTCAAAAGCAAAGCCGACGTTGATAAGCTGCCGATCCCCGATCCGGAAGGCGAACTGGGCTATGTGATGAACGCCGTGCGCACCATTCGCCGTGAATTGAAAGGTGAAGTGCCATTGATTGGCTTCTCCGGTAGCCCGTGGACGCTGGCGACCTATATGGTGGAAGGTGGCAGCAGCAAAGCCTTTACCGTGATCAAAAAGATGATGTACGCCGAGCCGCTGGCGCTGCATGCGCTACTCGACAAGCTGGCGAAGAGCGTCACGCTCTATCTCAACGCGCAGATCAAAGCGGGCGCGCAGTCGGTGATGATTTTCGATACCTGGGGCGGCGTGCTGACCGGGCGCGATTATCAGCAGTTCTCCCTGTACTACATGCACAAAATCGTCGATGGCCTGCTGCGTGAAAACGAAGGTCGTCGCGTGCCGGTGACGCTGTTTACCAAAGGCGGCGGTCAGTGGCTGGAAGCGATGGCGGCGACCGGCTGCGACGCGCTGGGTCTCGACTGGACGACCGATATTGCCGATGCGCGCCGTCGCGTGGGCGATAAAGTGGCGCTGCAGGGCAATATGGACCCGTCCATGCTCTACGCACAGCCAGCCCGCATTGAAGAAGAAGTGTCGACTATACTGTCTGGTTTCGGCCAGGGTGAAGGCCACGTCTTTAACCTCGGCCACGGTATTCATCAGGATGTGCCGCCAGAACACGCTGGCGTATTTGTGGAGGCGGTGCATCGGCTTTCTGCGCAGTATCACAAGTAA
- the nfi gene encoding deoxyribonuclease V (cleaves DNA at apurinic or apyrimidinic sites) gives MDLASLRAQQIELASSVIREDRPDRDPPQYIGGADVGFEQGGEVTRAAMVLLKYPSLELVEYKVARIATTMPYIPGFLSFREYPALLAAWEQLSQKPDLLFVDGHGISHPRRLGVASHFGLLVDVPTIGVAKKRLCGKFEPLSDEPGALAPLIDKGEQLAWVWRSKARCNPLFIATGHRVSMDSALAWVQHCMKGYRLPEPTRWADAVASARPAFVRWQEIQP, from the coding sequence ATGGATCTCGCGTCGCTACGCGCTCAACAAATCGAACTGGCCTCATCGGTGATCCGCGAGGATCGCCCGGACAGAGATCCCCCGCAGTACATTGGCGGAGCGGACGTCGGTTTTGAGCAGGGCGGCGAAGTGACGCGCGCGGCGATGGTGCTGCTGAAGTATCCCTCGCTTGAGCTGGTGGAGTACAAGGTGGCGCGCATCGCTACCACCATGCCCTACATTCCTGGCTTTCTCTCCTTCCGTGAATATCCCGCGCTGCTGGCAGCGTGGGAACAACTCTCGCAAAAACCTGACCTGCTTTTCGTGGACGGACACGGTATCTCCCATCCGCGCCGTTTAGGCGTTGCCAGTCACTTTGGTTTGCTGGTGGACGTGCCGACCATCGGTGTCGCCAAGAAACGCCTCTGCGGTAAGTTTGAGCCACTCTCCGACGAGCCGGGCGCGCTGGCACCGCTTATCGATAAAGGCGAGCAGCTGGCATGGGTGTGGCGCAGTAAAGCACGCTGTAACCCGTTGTTTATTGCCACCGGACATCGGGTGAGCATGGACAGCGCGCTGGCGTGGGTGCAGCACTGTATGAAGGGCTACCGTTTACCGGAACCGACACGCTGGGCGGATGCCGTCGCCTCCGCGCGTCCGGCTTTTGTTCGTTGGCAGGAAATTCAGCCATGA
- a CDS encoding YjaG family protein, whose amino-acid sequence MLQNPIHLRLEKLESWQHVTFMACLCERMYPNYAAFCKQTEFGDGHIYRRILDLIWETLTVKDAKVNFDSQLEKLEEAIPVADDFDLYGVYPAIDACVALSELIHSRLSGETLEHAIEVSKASITTVAMLEMTQEGREMTDEELRANPAVEQEWDIQWEIFRLLAECEERDIELIKGLRADLREAGESNIGIIFNQ is encoded by the coding sequence ATGCTACAAAACCCGATTCACCTGCGCCTTGAGAAGCTGGAAAGCTGGCAGCACGTCACCTTTATGGCCTGCCTGTGCGAGCGCATGTATCCCAATTATGCCGCGTTCTGCAAGCAGACCGAGTTTGGTGATGGCCACATCTATCGCCGTATCCTGGATTTAATCTGGGAGACGTTAACGGTCAAAGACGCGAAGGTGAACTTCGACTCTCAGCTCGAGAAGCTGGAAGAGGCTATTCCGGTAGCGGATGATTTTGACCTGTATGGTGTCTATCCGGCCATCGACGCCTGCGTGGCGTTAAGCGAGCTGATTCACTCCCGTCTGAGTGGCGAAACGCTGGAACATGCTATCGAAGTCAGTAAGGCATCCATTACGACCGTGGCGATGCTGGAAATGACCCAGGAAGGCCGCGAAATGACCGACGAAGAATTGCGGGCGAACCCGGCGGTTGAGCAGGAATGGGACATCCAGTGGGAGATTTTCCGCCTGCTGGCAGAGTGCGAAGAACGCGATATTGAGCTGATCAAAGGGCTGCGTGCAGACTTACGTGAGGCCGGTGAGAGCAATATTGGTATAATTTTTAACCAATGA
- the hupA gene encoding nucleoid-associated protein HU-alpha, with translation MNKTQLIDVIADKADLSKVQAKAALESTLAAITESLKEGDAVQLVGFGTFKVNHRAERTGRNPQTGKEIKIAAANVPAFVSGKALKDAVK, from the coding sequence ATGAACAAGACTCAACTGATTGATGTAATTGCGGACAAGGCTGATCTGTCTAAAGTGCAGGCTAAAGCTGCTCTGGAATCTACCCTGGCTGCTATTACTGAGTCTCTGAAAGAAGGCGATGCTGTACAACTGGTTGGTTTCGGTACCTTCAAAGTGAACCACCGCGCTGAGCGTACTGGCCGCAACCCACAGACCGGTAAAGAAATCAAAATCGCCGCAGCTAACGTACCGGCATTTGTTTCTGGTAAAGCACTGAAAGACGCAGTTAAGTAA
- a CDS encoding DUF1481 domain-containing protein — protein sequence MNSFNEGAATPLLSIWRGTLALAGVLFLSACSHDSSLPPFTASGYADNQGAVRIWRKDSGGEVHLLSAFSPWHSGNTSTAEYRWQGEDLSLIELNVYSKTPEHVKVRFDDHGELSFMQHEVSGQKQQLSSDQVALYRYRAEQIRQTSDALRLGRVVLRQGRWHTDGSVTTCEGQTVKPDLESWAIQHIERRQRHSSMDVSVAWLEAPEGSQLLLVANEDFCTWQPTEKSF from the coding sequence GTGAACAGTTTTAACGAAGGGGCGGCAACGCCCCTTTTGTCTATCTGGCGTGGAACGCTCGCGCTGGCAGGCGTGCTGTTCTTGTCCGCCTGTAGCCACGACTCCTCTCTGCCTCCCTTTACCGCCAGCGGCTACGCTGACAATCAGGGTGCGGTCAGGATCTGGCGCAAAGATTCCGGCGGTGAAGTGCATCTGCTTTCCGCTTTCAGTCCGTGGCATAGCGGCAATACCTCGACGGCGGAATATCGCTGGCAGGGAGAAGACCTGTCGCTGATCGAACTGAACGTCTACAGCAAGACCCCCGAACACGTGAAAGTGCGTTTTGACGACCACGGCGAGCTGAGTTTTATGCAGCACGAAGTCAGCGGTCAAAAACAGCAGCTTTCGAGTGATCAAGTTGCTCTCTACCGTTACCGTGCTGAACAAATCCGTCAGACCAGCGATGCGCTGCGTTTGGGACGCGTTGTGCTGCGTCAGGGGCGCTGGCATACCGATGGCTCGGTAACCACCTGCGAAGGGCAGACTGTCAAGCCTGACCTCGAATCCTGGGCGATTCAACATATTGAGCGCCGTCAGCGCCATTCATCTATGGATGTGAGTGTGGCATGGCTGGAAGCGCCGGAAGGCTCTCAGCTGCTGCTGGTGGCGAACGAAGATTTCTGTACCTGGCAGCCGACAGAAAAAAGTTTTTAA
- the purD gene encoding phosphoribosylamine--glycine ligase: protein MKVLVIGNGGREHALAWKAAQSPLVKTVFVAPGNAGTALEPALQNVAIGVTDIPALLSFARNENIDLTIVGPEAPLVTGVVDAFRTAGLKIFGPTEGAAQLEGSKAFTKDFLARHNIPTAEYQNFTEVEPALAYLREKGAPIVIKADGLAAGKGVIVAITLEEAEAAVQDMLAGNAFGDAGHRIVIEEFLDGEEASFIVMVDGEHVLPMATSQDHKRVGNGDTGPNTGGMGAYSPAPVVTDEVHQRTMDRIIWPTVKGMAAEGNIYTGFLYAGLMIDKQGNPKVIEFNCRFGDPETQPIMLRMKSDLVDLCLAACEGKLDEKTSEWDERASLGVVIAAGGYPGNYNTGDEIHGLPLEEIDGAKVFHAGTKLADDDRVLTNGGRVLCATALGHTVAEAQKRAYALMADIHWNGSFSRQDIGYRAIAREQGE, encoded by the coding sequence ATGAAAGTATTAGTGATTGGTAATGGCGGGCGCGAGCACGCCCTGGCATGGAAAGCGGCGCAGTCACCGCTGGTGAAAACCGTTTTTGTCGCACCGGGTAACGCGGGTACTGCGCTGGAGCCTGCGCTGCAAAACGTGGCTATCGGCGTGACTGACATTCCCGCGCTGCTGAGCTTTGCCCGGAACGAAAACATCGATCTGACGATTGTTGGACCGGAAGCACCGCTGGTGACTGGCGTCGTTGACGCCTTCCGCACCGCAGGCCTGAAAATCTTCGGCCCGACGGAAGGTGCCGCGCAGCTGGAAGGCTCTAAAGCCTTCACCAAAGATTTCCTCGCGCGTCATAACATCCCGACGGCGGAATATCAAAACTTCACCGAAGTCGAGCCCGCTCTGGCCTACTTACGTGAAAAAGGCGCGCCGATTGTCATCAAGGCCGATGGTCTGGCCGCCGGTAAAGGCGTTATCGTGGCGATAACGCTCGAAGAAGCGGAAGCTGCGGTTCAGGATATGCTGGCGGGCAATGCCTTTGGCGATGCAGGTCACCGCATCGTGATTGAAGAGTTCCTCGACGGCGAAGAAGCGAGTTTCATCGTGATGGTTGACGGCGAGCACGTTCTGCCGATGGCCACCAGCCAGGATCACAAGCGCGTGGGTAATGGCGATACCGGCCCGAATACCGGCGGGATGGGCGCGTACTCCCCTGCTCCGGTGGTCACTGACGAAGTGCATCAACGCACCATGGATCGCATCATCTGGCCTACCGTGAAAGGGATGGCGGCGGAAGGTAACATCTACACCGGTTTCCTTTACGCTGGCCTGATGATCGACAAGCAAGGCAATCCGAAGGTGATTGAATTCAACTGCCGCTTCGGCGATCCGGAAACTCAGCCTATCATGCTGCGCATGAAATCTGACCTGGTCGACCTGTGCCTGGCAGCCTGTGAAGGCAAGCTGGACGAGAAAACCTCCGAGTGGGATGAGCGTGCGTCGCTGGGCGTGGTGATTGCTGCGGGTGGTTATCCGGGCAACTACAACACCGGGGATGAGATCCACGGCCTGCCGCTGGAAGAGATTGACGGCGCGAAGGTGTTCCATGCCGGTACGAAGCTGGCTGACGACGATCGCGTGCTCACCAACGGCGGTCGCGTGCTGTGTGCGACCGCACTGGGTCATACCGTGGCAGAAGCGCAGAAACGCGCCTATGCGCTGATGGCGGATATTCACTGGAACGGCAGCTTCAGCCGCCAGGATATCGGCTATCGCGCGATTGCACGTGAGCAAGGCGAGTAA
- the purH gene encoding bifunctional phosphoribosylaminoimidazolecarboxamide formyltransferase/IMP cyclohydrolase, giving the protein MQQRRPVRRALLSVSDKAGIVEFAQALSARGVELLSTGGTARLLAEKGLPVTEVSDYTGFPEMMDGRVKTLHPKVHGGILGRRGQDDGIMEQHDIAPIDMVVVNLYPFAQTVAREGCSLEDAVENIDIGGPTMVRSAAKNHKDVAIVVKSSDYNTIINEMDANEGSLTLETRFDLAIKAFEHTAAYDSMIANYFGSLVPAYHGESKDPSGRFPRTLNLNFIKKQDMRYGENSHQQAAFYIEEEVKEASVATAQQVQGKALSYNNIADTDAALECVKEFSEPACVIVKHANPCGVAVSTSILDAYDRAYKTDPTSAFGGIIAFNRELDAETAQAIISRQFVEVIIAPSASEDALKITAAKQNVRVLVCGQWAERVPGLDFKRVNGGLLVQDRDLGMVTEADLRVVTKRQPTEQELRDALFCWKVAKFVKSNAIVYAKENMTIGIGAGQMSRVYSAKIAGIKAGDEGLEVKGSAMASDAFFPFRDGIDAAAAVGITCVIQPGGSIRDDEVIAAADEHGIAMIFTDMRHFRH; this is encoded by the coding sequence ATGCAACAACGTCGTCCAGTCCGCCGTGCTCTGCTCAGTGTTTCTGATAAAGCCGGTATCGTCGAATTCGCTCAGGCTCTTTCTGCACGTGGCGTGGAGCTGCTATCTACAGGTGGCACTGCGCGCCTGTTAGCAGAGAAAGGCCTGCCGGTAACCGAAGTGTCCGATTACACCGGTTTCCCGGAAATGATGGATGGACGCGTCAAAACTCTGCACCCGAAAGTGCACGGCGGTATTCTGGGCCGTCGCGGTCAGGACGATGGCATTATGGAACAGCATGATATCGCCCCCATCGATATGGTTGTTGTTAACCTCTACCCGTTCGCCCAGACCGTTGCCCGCGAAGGCTGTTCTCTGGAAGACGCCGTAGAGAATATTGATATCGGCGGCCCGACCATGGTGCGCTCCGCAGCCAAGAACCATAAAGATGTGGCCATCGTGGTGAAGAGCAGCGACTACAACACCATTATTAATGAGATGGATGCCAACGAAGGGTCACTAACGCTTGAAACGCGTTTCGACCTCGCCATCAAAGCCTTCGAACATACCGCCGCGTACGACAGCATGATCGCCAACTACTTCGGTAGCCTGGTGCCGGCTTACCACGGTGAAAGCAAAGATCCTTCTGGCCGCTTCCCGCGCACCCTGAACCTGAACTTCATTAAGAAGCAGGATATGCGCTACGGCGAGAACAGCCACCAGCAGGCTGCCTTCTATATAGAAGAAGAGGTAAAAGAAGCCTCTGTTGCGACCGCCCAGCAGGTGCAGGGCAAAGCGCTCTCCTATAACAACATTGCCGACACCGACGCTGCGCTGGAGTGCGTGAAAGAGTTCAGCGAACCCGCCTGCGTTATCGTCAAGCACGCCAACCCATGCGGCGTTGCGGTAAGCACCTCCATTCTGGATGCTTACGATCGTGCGTACAAAACCGACCCGACCTCCGCGTTCGGCGGCATTATTGCTTTCAACCGCGAGCTGGACGCCGAAACCGCGCAGGCCATCATCTCTCGCCAGTTTGTTGAAGTGATCATCGCGCCATCGGCATCCGAAGACGCGCTGAAAATCACTGCCGCCAAACAAAATGTGCGCGTGCTGGTTTGCGGCCAGTGGGCGGAACGCGTTCCGGGACTGGACTTCAAACGCGTGAACGGCGGTCTGCTGGTTCAGGATCGCGATCTGGGTATGGTGACAGAAGCCGACCTGCGCGTGGTAACCAAGCGTCAGCCAACCGAACAGGAACTGCGTGACGCGCTGTTCTGCTGGAAGGTGGCGAAGTTCGTGAAATCCAACGCCATCGTCTACGCGAAAGAGAACATGACCATCGGGATAGGCGCAGGCCAGATGAGCCGCGTCTACTCCGCGAAAATCGCCGGGATTAAAGCAGGCGACGAAGGGCTGGAAGTGAAAGGCTCCGCCATGGCCTCTGACGCCTTCTTCCCGTTCCGTGATGGCATCGACGCGGCGGCTGCAGTGGGCATCACCTGCGTGATCCAGCCTGGCGGCTCTATCCGCGACGACGAAGTGATTGCCGCTGCCGACGAACACGGCATCGCAATGATCTTCACCGACATGCGTCACTTCCGCCATTAA